The nucleotide sequence ctcatcctcagcatcatcgtcatcctcagcctcagcctctgtCTCAGCCTCTGtctcagcctcatcctcagtctcatcctcagcatcatcctcatcctcatcctcagtctcatcctcagcatcatcctcagcctcatcctcatcctcagtcctcatcctcagcatcatcctcagtctcatcctcagcctcatcctcagcctcatcctcagcctctgtctcatcctcatcctcaagCCTGtttcagcctcatcctcagcatcatcctcagcctcatcctcatcctcagcctgtgtcagcctcatcctcagcctgtttcagcctcatcctcagtcTCATCCTCAGCCTCTGTCTCAGCCTCAGTCTCATCCTCAGCCTCATCCTctgcctcagcctcagcctcagcctatgtctcatcctcatcctctgtcctcatcctcatcctcagcctctTTCTCAGCCTCATACTCTGTCTCAttctcatcctcatcctcagcctcatcctcaccttcagcctcatcctcatcctcctccctgctgtgtggctctcctcatcctcacttcTCCTCACTGTTGGATTTTTGGGAAATGCTGCATCGTGGATGTTTCTTgctctttatttatatttgctGAGTTGTATGCAGGACTCTGTGTGAAATTAACTGCTACTTCTCTTCTGTTGTTGTCTTCAGTACTCTGAAGAGATCCTTGGACCTGCTCAAAGCTGCGTGAGTGTGTTGTGTTTCCTTAAAGTTTGCTGTTTTtgacgtgtgtgttttcagtttatagCCTCAGTCCAGCCGTTAAATACCCGCTCTGAGCTCATCCTTCTGAGGGGCGGTCCTAATGTTCTGGCtcgcctctgtgtgtgtccgtgctCAGCTGTGGTTAACTGTACCAATATTAGACGACTTCTGGGTGATTTTAAAAACCCTCCGACTGTCTGAGCATTTCACTCCACCAGTCCATCAAACTTATTCATGCAGTATTTTCACAACTCATACACTTTAGAGAACGATGTCACAGAAAGAAGCAGGAAACACACCAGGCCACGAAGAGCAGTGATTCAAAAAGTGAAATCTGTGACTATAAGTATTCTAACAGATAAATCTAAattttcaagaagaaaaataaaccagGTAAAATcctgaaatgacaaaatgacaGTCAACAGTCAACAGCCGACAGATTAAAACACGACCGAACGCAAGATGAAAATGTATATTCAAACCAATAAGCTGGTAACAAGTGAACTAAGTCAGGAAGCGGGTGAGTCAGTATACAGGTCACAAAATAAGTGAGAAATGTGTAAAGTAATCAgtaaattaatgaataaatcatgCATGTGAAACAAGCGAAAATAAAAAAGTAGGATATTAAATCATTAAATAAGTTCAGAAATTAAACTcactgaatggatggatagtccagtgtttttcctcctgagcCGAGTTTCTCGGTGCTGATCAGTGAGTGATCCGCTGGTCCCGTCGTCTCGTCTCACCATGTCCTGAGCGTCCCTCTCGTCTCGTCTCACCATGTCCTGAGCGTCCCTCTCGTCTCACCATGTCCTGAGCGTCCCTCTCGTCTCACCATGTCCTGAGTGTCCCTCTCATCTCGTCTCTCACCATGTCCTGAGCGTCCCTTTCGTCTCACCATGTCCTAGTGTCCCCTCTCGTCTCGTCTCACTATGTCCTGAGTGTCCCTCTCGTCTCATCTCACCATGTCCTGAATGTCCCTCTCGTCTCGTTTCTCACCATGTCCTGAGTGTCCCTCTCGTCTCGTCTCACCATGTCCTGAGCGTCCCTCTCGTCTCGTTTCACCATGTCCTGAGGTCCCTCTCGTCTCATGTCCTGAGTGTCCCCTCTCGTCTCACCATGTCCTGAGCGTCCCTCTCGTCTCGTCTCACCATGTTCTGAGTGTCCCTCTCGTCTCATCTCACCATGTCCTGAATGTCCCTCTCGTCTCGTCTCACCATGTCCTGAGTGTCCTCTGGTCTCGTCTCACCATGTCCTGAGTGTCCCTCTCGTCTCGTCTCACCACGTCCTGAGCGTCCCTCTGGTCTGGTCTCGTCCTGCCTGCAGAGACGGAGCAGGTGAGTCTGTCCCACCTGCAGCTGGCCCACAGCATGAGGGAGGAGgccaggaagctggaggagttccgggagaagcagaaggaggCCCGCAAAAAGGTTGGAGGTTCGATTCCCCGCCCCCAGACCGCCCCGGACTGTCTGacctccgcctgctgctgctgtcctctgtcctttCAGGTGGAGCAGACGATGGACGCGCTCCACAAGCAGAGGAGCTCTCAGTTCAGGAAGACCGCTGACGTGAGTCCAGGTCTTCGCTCGCAGAGGGACGGATGTGGCGGTCTTCCTCGTGACTCGCTTTCTGCTCAGCGCAAACAGAATGTCAGGCTGTCTCCATGAGTCCGCTTCCTGCTCTGATGGAGAAAGTTCTGTATTTCGACAGTGAGAGCTGCGGTCCAGGAAGACTTCTCCTCAGCCGGCTGTAGAGCCGCAGAGAAACCTGGCCTGGTCCTGCTTTCCTtcttttaaagcgatacttcaacattttggaaaattggcccatttagcgcaattcctgagtcatttcgaacagcatacttactgtttttgtgaaggcgagctgttgtttattcagagttgagtcggggaaggttttcgggacggacacaatggaagtggatggtattttttgttccccctcgtcaaactcatcaaatacacaatccaacaaccccaaaacactttggtggacacgttataatccacacattcactacgctgtggaatattaatgcaaaattacgagattgagttgtttatgcgaagatcgctaagacggaactacttgtctgggcgtagtgatttcaaaagaaaaagtagttcccagtatttgcttcagtgtcgtaacgctacagtattatttgttggtgttccacagcgtagtgagtgtgtggattataacgtgtccaccaaagtgttttggggttgttggattgtgtatttgatgagtttgacgagggggaacaaaaataccatccacttccattgtgtccgtcccgaaaaccttccccgactcacctctgaataaacaacagctcgcctcacagaaacagtaagtatgctgttcgaaatgactgaggaattgcgctaaatgggccaatttgccaaaatgttgaagtatcgctttaatagTAGGCACTTCCAGTTTTAAGGAGAGTGGGGTTTTTTTACATTAacagactttctttcttttccaggcAGTAAGAAATATTTCTAGTGGAGTTCGATTCCATTTCCTGTCTTGTTCTCCTGCTGGGTTCTTTAACGTTTTCAGGTGTTGGTTCTGCCGTGCagctgtcctcctctgagcgGAGTGAAGTGAGGCTGCTGCTTCCATCTACAACTAAAGCACCTGGtggggctaatgctaatgctaatgctaacgctaatgctaggACAGCTGCGGTGCACCGGGTCACCGATGGGGCTGAGGTCAATACTGATGGGATTTTATTGGTCCGGTTTTGTTTTGAGGACAAAGCTGATCCTGGACGGAGGCAGGAGGGCGGAGCAAACGGCTGCAGGCAAGACTACAATGAAAAGTAGAAGGTCACAgacagaggtcaaagttcaaactGAAGCCTGGTTTACCCCACGGCgtttacagtgaaaacaggaagctttAGTAGTATTTAGGGGGTCTGTTTGGGGGTCCTGGTCCCAGTGCTGGTCCTGGACgtggtagtttcagagttgacagtcacgTGGCGGTCTGTCCTCACAGAGTCCATGTTGTCCCACAGTTCGTGTTCAGCCTGTGGTCTCCTGTGGAGTTCCCACAGCAGGCCTCGGGTCTGGGCCTCAGGCCTGAGCTCTGCGGTGGAGCTGGtgctggacctcctgctgggCCTCCACACACTGAGAGGAAAACCAGAGGCTTCTAAACAAACCTCCGTGTGAGCAGGTTTCAGTCCGCTGCTCCGCTCTTCCTCTTTAGCGGGGAAGTGGAGTCGCCCAGCCTGGGAAGTCGGCCAAACCGATCACACAGCGCCGTGAAATCCTCCTGAAAAGAAGAAGTGCTTCTCATGCGGGCCGAGCGCTCCGGTCTGCCTGAATGTAGCACggcgtgctaatgctaacggtgCTGTCCGCAGTCCAAGAAGACGTACGAGCAGAAGTGTCGGGACAAAGAAGAAGCGGACCAGAACGTGAACCGGAACGCCAACAACGCCAAGCACTTGGAGAAGGTATGGAACCCGAGGGCGGGAAACAGACTCCTCCCACCTGCCCACAGCCTGATGGGACGGTGAAACAGGAAGCGTCCTGCTGGGCTGAAGCTCTCCTggagttttcttcctcccatcGTTAGGATATGAATTGGTGAAAGTAAAAGAATTGAGATAAAGACGAGGAGTGACCAGCGGCTGTGAAGGAAGTCAGCTGACCTTTGCCCTTCTTTCCAGCTCTACTCTAAAGCGCAGCAGGCGAAGCAGAACGCAGAAGAAGCAGGTAGATGTTCTTTTCAGCAACGCTTCCGTCCCGGAACTCTGTACTGAAGGACCCATGGAGGGAAGAACCGGTCCAGTGCGAACCAGTACTGCTGACCAcactccctctctcaccctccctctctctccctgagtTCATTGgtcagtaatcagattaccagGCCTGGATATCGGCcgttacttcctgtttctgggAGGCAGGCAGGCTGGAGGTTGACAGAGTGGGTTTGTTCAGACGAGAGGTTCTGTGGTTTGAACTCCGCTCAGGAGGaagctcctctgctgcagaacacacacacacacacacacacacacacacacacacacacacacacacacacagcaatctAAACCCTGAGGTGTGAGCAGTAAAAACCATAAAGTGACAATCAAACCGTaaaacaggagcagcaggttAAAGTGGGAATCAGCTCCCTGACCgtctgaaggagtgtgtgtgtgtgtgtgtgtgtgtgtgtgtgtgtgtgtgtgtgtgtcctggcagACAGCTGTACCAGCAGAACGTGGGCACTCTGGGGAGGATCAGAGACGACTGGATCAAGGAGCACATCAAGGCCTGCGAGGTGAGCCGGGCGCCGCGTGGGCGGTTCGAGCCGCCGGGCGCCGGCGTGGCGCGGTTCGAGCCGCCGGGCGCCGGGGTTTGCGGTTCGAGCCCGCCGGACGCCCTCGTCACTGTGCGtctctgtcaggtgtttgagaaGCAGTCGGTGGAGCGTCTGAACTTCCTGAGGAACACGGTGTGGACTCACCTCAACAGCTGTCCCAGCAGTGTGTGACCAGCGACGAGgtgaagccgccgccgccgccgccgccgccggggagGGCTTCACATGGGGAGGGCTGCAGCCGTTGAGTCCTGGCACTGCACCTCCTGTTAAAACGCCAATAGACTCAACTCTGCTGCAACTTATCTGATGAACCTGAAGAAGCGGCGACGAGCTTCCAGACACTCACAGCTCCAGCTGCCCAGAAAATCCCCGCTTCAGGCCCCGATTGCTGGAGAGCTCAACACTTTTCCCTTTTTAGAAAGGTTTCACATTTACACCGAAACGTTTGAAAACCATGTAGGACAGCTCAGGCCagggactgaaaaaaaaaacaaacctccgGCTTCCTGTTGATAAAATGAGGCTTTGAAATCGTGTAAATTGTTGGTGATCGGTTGGTTTGAAGCACGAcatgacctctctctctcctctctctctctctctctcctctctctctctctctctctctctcggcaaTAAGGAATAAATATATTAACTGGAACGCTAACATCTTAATTCTCAGAAGTATTCTAATAAGTTACCTATAAAGGGTTAAAGGTCAGACTGAGCTCAGGTGAGCTGAAGTGATGATGGAAGAAACTGGAAGTCTGCAGGGAGAGAATGAcctctggtgtgtgtggtgttgtggtgtgggtggtgtgtgtgtgtgggtgtgcgcaGCTCTACGAGGAGGTGAGGAAGTCCCTGGAGCAGTGTGACATCCAGGGAGGACATCGAGCACTTCATCAACCTGCGGCAGACGGGGGACAGACTGCCAGGTACCGGAGCCGGTCAGCTGTTTGTGGACGTCCAGCCTGCGGCGCCTCGTCCACACTGTCCCTCTGCTCGTCCACGCTGTCCCTCTGCTCGTCCACACTGTCCCTCTGCTCGTCCACGCTGTCCCTCTCCTCGTCCACGCTGTCCCTCTGCTCGTCCACGCTGTCCCTCTGCTCATCCACGCTGTCCCTCTGCTCGTCCACGCTGTCCCTCTCCTCGTCCACATTGTCCCTCTGCTCGTCCACGCTGTCCCTCTGCTCATCCACCGCTGTCCCTCTGCTCGTCCACACTGTCCCTCTGCTCGTCCACGCTGTCTGCTCGTCCACACTGTCCCTCTGCTTGTCCACGCTGTCTGCTCGTCCACACTGTCCCTCTGCTTGTCCACACTGTCTGCTCGTCCACACTGTCCCTCTGCTTGTCCACGCTGTCTGCTCGTCCACACTGTCCCTCTGCTCGTCCACGCTGTCTGCTCGTCCACACTGTCCCTCTGCTTGTCCACACTGTCTGCTCGTCCACACTGTCCCTCTGCTTGTCCACGCTGTCTGCTCGTCCACACTGTCCCTCTGCTCGTCCACAGCTCCGGTCTCCTACGAGAACTTCTACAGCGGGCAGAGGTCGCCCACCGCAGCCACGCCCCCCAGACTGCCTCCCACAGCGGCCAggtgaaccacacacacacacacacacacacacacacacacacacccctcccagATGTCTGAAGCCTCCACATCGCCCCctgtggactgctgctgcgcAGCTCATCCAAATCTGTGACAGAATGAACCAGAGGAGTTACACCTGCTGATCGTTTAAAGTCGCCGGAAGCTCTTGGCCCTGGAGGAAGTCCgtcacacagggagaacatgaaagcTTCACATGAAAGACCCCAGACTCGAACCGGGGTCCCTCTGGCTGGACTGCATTAGACTGACTGCTTTGAGCTGGTTCCTGCTTGTGTTTGAGCGATGGGACTCGAACTTGCACCACAGCACGCTCCACCCACTGATCCACAGACATCCAAACACAGAAGGGCCCTTGAGCAAGGCGTGGTGTGATGTGATGACGTGAGCTGTGGATGCTGACGCGCTCCGTTGATGTTGCAGGCGGGGTCCTTTACCTGATCCGACTCAACACAGCAGAGGTACGGAGCTGACCACACCTCAACGTGAAGCCTTCTGCTGGAATGTCCAGATgactgttgcattctgggtgtttttctgaACTCCCCTGACAgtgtggctttgaggctaatgctagttagctagcgtTCTGTTGTGttgctactc is from Salarias fasciatus chromosome 7 unlocalized genomic scaffold, fSalaFa1.1 super_scaffold_4, whole genome shotgun sequence and encodes:
- the pstpip2 gene encoding LOW QUALITY PROTEIN: proline-serine-threonine phosphatase-interacting protein 2 (The sequence of the model RefSeq protein was modified relative to this genomic sequence to represent the inferred CDS: inserted 1 base in 1 codon; deleted 3 bases in 3 codons); translated protein: MKNLHFKDFFWNADLTCTGGDDAMVQYLSDGRRTCKEVEDFMKARSASSEKYAKDLLGLSRKVCGHNEMNVTVQSIDLLRLKTEQVSLSHLQLAHSMREEARKLEEFREKQKEARKKVEQTMDALHKQRSSQFRKTADSKKTYEQKCRDKEEADQNVNRNANNAKHLEKLYSKAQQAKQNAEEVDRLYQQNVGTLGRIRDDWIKEHIKACEVFEKQSVERLNFLRNTVWTHLNXLSQQCVTSDELYEEVRKSLEQCDIQEDIEHFINLRQTGDRLPAPVSYENFYSGQRSPTAATPPRLPPTAARRGPLPDPTQHSREDVVYSSVVEPGYSVIHY